The following proteins are co-located in the Actinomycetota bacterium genome:
- a CDS encoding GAF domain-containing sensor histidine kinase has product MLAHLRSSYQRISGAARVWFLTGALAAASSVVLLTATRSVTPPLEGVQVTWWMLALGFAVAEVFVLDVKIGRDARPLTLSEVPLVVGIVFSPPATIVLAQAIGVGAALALYRRQTPLTAAFSVAQRAATTLIAVFVFVPIIHGVGSAWPAVWLAVATATTVANVAAGILANAATALSEGGRMRFEHVLGIGTALTFAKTGLGLVAAMVLLYYPPGLLVVAIPAAAAFLAGRAYLTAQRERDDVLLLQRATQIAQGSLHLDEMLPMLLQHLRETFRANFAELVLLDDAGMDQVASRVGPGEQVAILTPVDLDPKQGVWARVAAEDEGVLLARPIRNAQLAEHFSSLGIVDAIVVPVRGEDGPVGILTVANRGSDFSTFDSEDLQLLESLAKHVAITIRNARLTQQLEEALARETETNKLMDDLLATISHELRSPLTSIQGYVKTMLGARDGMSENERVEFLSAADRAGERLRSLVEDLLFTSRVETPIPTDRLAPVGLAGLVGRMVADRVDDLPSGRIVLQFPPSVPPVWSNEEDVRRIVSNLLDNALRYSPADTPVTVSAETEGDGVRVSFRDRGEGIPVSERERIFDRFYQVDHGLTRSNGGMGLGLHISRRTAESLGGRVWLDQSDDSGSVFCLWLPARDVDAADGANGHRRAPQHRLARAGVSES; this is encoded by the coding sequence GTGCTTGCCCACCTGAGGTCGTCGTACCAGCGGATCAGCGGCGCCGCCCGTGTCTGGTTTCTCACGGGCGCGCTTGCGGCCGCCTCCTCGGTTGTCCTGCTGACGGCCACGCGATCGGTGACTCCGCCGCTCGAGGGCGTCCAGGTGACCTGGTGGATGCTCGCACTCGGCTTCGCCGTCGCAGAAGTGTTCGTCCTGGACGTCAAGATCGGCCGAGACGCGCGCCCTCTCACCCTGTCCGAGGTGCCACTGGTCGTGGGCATCGTCTTCTCGCCGCCCGCGACGATCGTGCTTGCGCAGGCGATCGGCGTCGGCGCTGCGCTCGCCCTGTACCGGCGTCAGACGCCTCTCACCGCTGCCTTCAGCGTGGCTCAGCGAGCGGCGACAACGCTTATCGCGGTCTTCGTGTTCGTGCCGATCATCCACGGCGTGGGGTCCGCTTGGCCCGCCGTGTGGCTTGCCGTCGCCACCGCGACCACGGTGGCGAACGTCGCCGCCGGAATCCTGGCGAACGCGGCGACAGCCCTGTCCGAGGGCGGAAGGATGCGGTTCGAGCATGTTCTCGGCATCGGAACCGCGCTCACGTTCGCGAAGACGGGCCTGGGCCTGGTCGCAGCCATGGTGTTGCTCTATTACCCGCCCGGCCTCCTCGTGGTCGCGATACCGGCGGCGGCGGCGTTCCTCGCAGGTCGCGCATACCTCACGGCGCAACGGGAGCGAGACGATGTCCTTCTATTGCAGCGAGCTACTCAGATCGCGCAGGGATCGCTGCACCTCGACGAGATGCTGCCGATGCTGCTCCAGCACCTACGCGAGACGTTTCGGGCGAATTTCGCCGAGCTAGTCCTGCTGGACGACGCGGGGATGGATCAGGTTGCATCCCGCGTCGGGCCCGGCGAACAGGTCGCAATACTTACCCCCGTGGACCTCGATCCCAAGCAGGGAGTCTGGGCCCGCGTCGCCGCCGAGGACGAAGGCGTCCTGCTCGCTCGGCCAATCCGCAACGCTCAGCTGGCCGAGCACTTCAGTTCGCTCGGCATCGTTGACGCCATCGTTGTCCCCGTGAGAGGAGAAGACGGCCCCGTTGGCATCCTGACGGTCGCAAACCGCGGCAGTGATTTCTCCACCTTCGACAGCGAAGATCTCCAGCTACTCGAATCGCTCGCGAAGCACGTCGCCATCACGATTCGGAACGCGCGTCTCACGCAACAGCTGGAGGAGGCGCTCGCCCGTGAGACCGAGACGAACAAGCTCATGGACGACCTGTTGGCAACGATCTCGCATGAGCTTCGCAGCCCGCTGACGAGCATTCAGGGGTACGTCAAGACCATGCTCGGCGCCCGCGATGGAATGTCCGAGAACGAGCGTGTGGAATTCCTGTCTGCCGCGGATCGGGCCGGCGAGCGACTTCGCTCGCTCGTCGAGGATCTCCTGTTCACGTCTCGGGTCGAAACGCCGATACCTACCGACCGGTTGGCTCCCGTCGGGCTTGCCGGACTCGTTGGACGCATGGTCGCGGATCGAGTCGACGACCTTCCGTCCGGCCGGATCGTTCTGCAATTTCCCCCTTCCGTGCCGCCGGTATGGTCCAATGAGGAGGACGTGCGGCGCATCGTCTCGAACCTCCTCGACAACGCGCTCAGGTACTCGCCGGCAGATACGCCGGTCACCGTATCGGCGGAGACCGAGGGAGACGGTGTACGAGTGTCGTTCCGAGATCGCGGCGAGGGAATTCCCGTGTCCGAGCGCGAGCGCATCTTCGACCGCTTCTACCAAGTGGACCACGGGCTGACGCGATCCAACGGCGGGATGGGGCTCGGCCTGCACATCTCGCGGCGGACGGCGGAGTCCCTCGGCGGCCGCGTGTGGCTGGATCAATCAGACGACTCGGGTTCGGTCTTCTGTCTGTGGCTTCCAGCAAGAGACGTCGATGCGGCCGACGGCGCCAACGGACATCGAAGAGCTCCCCAGCACCGCTTGGCCCGTGCCGGGGTCAGCGAGTCGTAG